A single region of the Oryzias latipes chromosome 19, ASM223467v1 genome encodes:
- the LOC105356541 gene encoding uncharacterized protein LOC105356541 has translation MEASVSSCTAPSLPSLFLRRKVLWTTRTGFIITDDGDIITNAQVVQGGCRVQVELKSGDRFDATIRRVDEEVNIALIHINSSMKLPILRLCTSTAVRSGQTFIAVGNPPAFKYTVTPGIVSHRRLYGDYDIIVHSAFTTEEFSGGPLINLIIIPPTSQGSSFLLFRSRNIIPDIVDATTPAVVSILCFWKSLFFRREAWLTRTGFIVTDDGDIITNAHIVWESCRVQVELRSGDRFDATIKPMDEADIALIHINSSGGFSGEPLINLGNGFVSTALIDCQPPPQCWNRNVTDIVDVIMPAVVFVRVFQRFPCPSSTLAALLLCG, from the exons ATGGAAGCATCAGTGTCATCGTGCACAGCGCCTTCACTACC ATCTCTATTCTTAAGGAGGAAGGTGCTTTGGACAACAAGGACTGGGTTCATCATAACAGATGACGGTGATATAATCACCAATGCCCAAGTCGTCCAGGGGGGCTGCAGAGTGCAG GTGGAGCTGAAGAGTGGAGATAGATTTGATGCCACCATCAGACGTGTGGATGAGGAGGTCAACATCGCCCTAATCCACATTAATTCATCG ATGAAGCTGCCCATCCTGCGACTCTGCACCTCCACAGCTGTGCGGTCAG GCCAGACGTTCATCGCTGTTGGCAATCCTCCAGCATTCAAATACACTGTTACACCGGGCATTGTAAGCCACAGAAGGCTGTATGGGGActacgatatcatcgtccacaGCGCCTTCACTACT GAAGAATTCTCGGGGGGACCGCTGATAAATCTG ATTATCATCCCCCCCACCAGTCAAGGGAGCTCCTTCCTCCTTTTTAGAAGTAGGAATATAATCCCAGATATCGTGGATGCCACAACACCAGCAGTGGTGTCCATATTATGTTTCTGGAA ATCTCTATTCTTCAGGAGGGAGGCTTGGCTGACACGGACTGGGTTCATAGTCACGGATGATGGTGATATAATCACCAATGCCCACATTGTCTGGGAGAGCTGCAGAGTGCAG GTGGAGCTGAGAAGTGGAGATAGATTTGATGCCACCATCAAACCTATGGATGAGGCCGATATCGCCCTAATCCACATTAATTCATCG GGAGGATTCTCGGGGGAGCCGCTGATAAATCTG GGAAATGGATTTGTTTCCACTGCTCTCATAGATTGTCAACCCCCACCCCAATGTTGGAACAGGAATGTTACAGACATTGTGGATGTCATAATGCCAGCAGTGGTGTTTGTACGTGTGTTCCAGAG ATTCCCCTGCCCATCTTCCACtttggcagctctgctgctgtgcggCTAG
- the LOC111946378 gene encoding uncharacterized protein LOC111946378 isoform X2, producing the protein MEASVSSCTAPSLPSLFLRRKVLWTTRTGFIITDDGDIITNAQVVQGGCRVQVELKSGDRFDATIRRVDEEVNIALIHINSSMKLPILRLCTSTAVRSGQTFIAVGNPPAFKYTVTLGIVSHRRLYGDYDIIVHSAFTTEEFSGGPLINLIIIPPTSQGSSFLLFRSRNIIPDIVDATTPAVVSILCFWKSLFFRREAWLTRTGFIVTDDGDIITNAHIVWESCRVQVELRSGDRFDATIKPMDEADIALIHINSSGGFSGEPLINLGNGFVSTALIDCQPPPQCWNRNVTDIVDVIMPAVVFIPLPIFHFGSSAAVRLGETVLAFGNPPPYIWTRTMWMVSGRRLHGSISVIVHSAFTTISILKEEGALDNKDWVHHNR; encoded by the exons ATGGAAGCATCAGTGTCATCGTGCACAGCGCCTTCACTACC ATCTCTATTCTTAAGGAGGAAGGTGCTTTGGACAACAAGGACTGGGTTCATCATAACAGATGACGGTGATATAATCACCAATGCCCAAGTCGTCCAGGGGGGCTGCAGAGTGCAG GTGGAGCTGAAGAGTGGAGATAGATTTGATGCCACCATCAGACGTGTGGATGAGGAGGTCAACATCGCCCTAATCCACATTAATTCATCG ATGAAGCTGCCCATCCTGCGACTCTGCACCTCCACAGCTGTGCGGTCAG GCCAGACGTTCATCGCTGTTGGCAATCCTCCAGCATTCAAATACACTGTTACACTGGGCATTGTAAGCCACAGAAGGCTGTATGGGGActacgatatcatcgtccacaGCGCCTTCACTACT GAAGAATTCTCGGGGGGACCGCTGATAAATCTG ATTATCATCCCCCCCACCAGTCAAGGGAGCTCCTTCCTCCTTTTTAGAAGTAGGAATATAATCCCAGATATCGTGGATGCCACAACACCAGCAGTGGTGTCCATATTATGTTTCTGGAA ATCTCTATTCTTCAGGAGGGAGGCTTGGCTGACACGGACTGGGTTCATAGTCACGGATGATGGTGATATAATCACCAATGCCCACATTGTCTGGGAGAGCTGCAGAGTGCAG GTGGAGCTGAGAAGTGGAGATAGATTTGATGCCACCATCAAACCTATGGATGAGGCCGATATCGCCCTAATCCACATTAATTCATCG GGAGGATTCTCGGGGGAGCCGCTGATAAATCTG GGAAATGGATTTGTTTCCACTGCTCTCATAGATTGTCAACCCCCACCCCAATGTTGGAACAGGAATGTTACAGACATTGTGGATGTCATAATGCCAGCAGTGGTGTTT ATTCCCCTGCCCATCTTCCACtttggcagctctgctgctgtgcggCTAGGGGAGACTGTCCTGGCCTTCGGGAACCCTCCACCCTACATATGGACCAGAACAATGTGGATGGTGAGCGGGAGAAGATTGCATGGAAGCATCAGTGTCATCGTGCACAGCGCCTTCACTACC ATCTCTATTCTTAAGGAGGAAGGTGCTTTGGACAACAAGGACTGGGTTCATCATAACAGATGA
- the LOC111946378 gene encoding uncharacterized protein LOC111946378 isoform X1 yields the protein MEASVSSCTAPSLPSLFLRRKVLWTTRTGFIITDDGDIITNAQVVQGGCRVQVELKSGDRFDATIRRVDEEVNIALIHINSSMKLPILRLCTSTAVRSGQTFIAVGNPPAFKYTVTLGIVSHRRLYGDYDIIVHSAFTTEEFSGGPLINLIPLPILRLCSSTAVRPGQTFIAVGNPPAFKYTVTLGIVSHRRLYGDYDIIVHSAFTTEEFSGGPLINLIIIPPTSQGSSFLLFRSRNIIPDIVDATTPAVVSILCFWKSLFFRREAWLTRTGFIVTDDGDIITNAHIVWESCRVQVELRSGDRFDATIKPMDEADIALIHINSSGGFSGEPLINLGNGFVSTALIDCQPPPQCWNRNVTDIVDVIMPAVVFIPLPIFHFGSSAAVRLGETVLAFGNPPPYIWTRTMWMVSGRRLHGSISVIVHSAFTTISILKEEGALDNKDWVHHNR from the exons ATGGAAGCATCAGTGTCATCGTGCACAGCGCCTTCACTACC ATCTCTATTCTTAAGGAGGAAGGTGCTTTGGACAACAAGGACTGGGTTCATCATAACAGATGACGGTGATATAATCACCAATGCCCAAGTCGTCCAGGGGGGCTGCAGAGTGCAG GTGGAGCTGAAGAGTGGAGATAGATTTGATGCCACCATCAGACGTGTGGATGAGGAGGTCAACATCGCCCTAATCCACATTAATTCATCG ATGAAGCTGCCCATCCTGCGACTCTGCACCTCCACAGCTGTGCGGTCAG GCCAGACGTTCATCGCTGTTGGCAATCCTCCAGCATTCAAATACACTGTTACACTGGGCATTGTAAGCCACAGAAGGCTGTATGGGGActacgatatcatcgtccacaGCGCCTTCACTACT GAAGAATTCTCGGGGGGACCGCTGATAAATCTG ATTCCCCTGCCCATCCTGCGACTCTGCAGCTCCACAGCTGTGCGGCCAGGCCAGACGTTCATCGCTGTTGGCAATCCTCCAGCATTCAAATACACTGTTACACTGGGCATTGTAAGCCACAGAAGGCTGTATGGGGActacgatatcatcgtccacaGCGCCTTCACTACT GAAGAATTCTCGGGGGGACCGCTGATAAATCTG ATTATCATCCCCCCCACCAGTCAAGGGAGCTCCTTCCTCCTTTTTAGAAGTAGGAATATAATCCCAGATATCGTGGATGCCACAACACCAGCAGTGGTGTCCATATTATGTTTCTGGAA ATCTCTATTCTTCAGGAGGGAGGCTTGGCTGACACGGACTGGGTTCATAGTCACGGATGATGGTGATATAATCACCAATGCCCACATTGTCTGGGAGAGCTGCAGAGTGCAG GTGGAGCTGAGAAGTGGAGATAGATTTGATGCCACCATCAAACCTATGGATGAGGCCGATATCGCCCTAATCCACATTAATTCATCG GGAGGATTCTCGGGGGAGCCGCTGATAAATCTG GGAAATGGATTTGTTTCCACTGCTCTCATAGATTGTCAACCCCCACCCCAATGTTGGAACAGGAATGTTACAGACATTGTGGATGTCATAATGCCAGCAGTGGTGTTT ATTCCCCTGCCCATCTTCCACtttggcagctctgctgctgtgcggCTAGGGGAGACTGTCCTGGCCTTCGGGAACCCTCCACCCTACATATGGACCAGAACAATGTGGATGGTGAGCGGGAGAAGATTGCATGGAAGCATCAGTGTCATCGTGCACAGCGCCTTCACTACC ATCTCTATTCTTAAGGAGGAAGGTGCTTTGGACAACAAGGACTGGGTTCATCATAACAGATGA